A segment of the Amycolatopsis thermophila genome:
AGGACCGTCGGTGCGCGTCGCTTCGCCGGGTCGTGGGCGTCCGGCACGGTGCCGGCCCCGGCACCGTCCCGCGGAATCCACTGCCACAGGCCGGCCGGGCTCAGCTCCAGGTCCCACTCGTAGCCGAACAAGGTCTCGAGAAAGCTGTTGTCCCAGCTCGTCGGCGTGGGCGTCCACGTGCCCTCCAGGCCGCTGGTGATGGCGTCGCGGCCCTTTCCCGTGCCGTAGGTGCTCTTCCAGCCCAGGCCCTGCTCCTCGATCGGGGCGCCCTCGGGCTCGGGGCCGAGATGACGTTCCGGATCCGCCGCGCCGTGGGTCTTGCCGAACGTGTGCCCGCCCGCGATCAGCGCCACGGTCTCCTCGTCGTTCATGGCCATGCGCCGGAACGTCTCGCGGATGTCGCGGGCCGAGGTGAGCGGGTCCGGGACGGTGTTCGGGCCCTCCGGGTTGACGTAGATGAGGCCCATCTGCACGGCGGCCAGCGGCGTGTCCAGCTCCCGGACGCCGCGGTGGCGTTCGTCGCCGAGCCAGGCGCGCTCGGGCCCCCAGTAGACCTCGTCCGGCTCCCAGACGTCGGCCCGGCCGCCGGCGAAACCGAAGGTCGGCAAGCCCATCGTCTCCAGCGCGCGGTTGCCCGCGAAGACCATCAGGTCGGCCCAGGAGATCTTGCGGCCGTACTTCTGCTTCACCGGCCACAGCAGCCGTCGAGCCTTGTCGAGGTTGCGATTGTCCGGCCAGCTGTTCACGGGCCCGAAGCGCTGCAGGCCGGCGGCCGGGCCACCCCGCCCGTCATGGGCGCGGTACGTCCCGGCGCAGTGCCACACCATCCGGATCACCAGCGGCCCGTAGTGGCCGAAGTCCGCCGGCCACCACTCCTGCGACGTCGTCAGCACCGCGTCGACGTCCTTGGCCAGAGCATCGAGGTCGAGCGTCCGGAACTGCGCGGCGTAGTCGAACTCCTCGCCCAGGGGGCCGGCCACGGCACTCGGTTTCCGCAGGACCGACAGGTCCAGCCGGTCCGGCCACCAATCGCGCAGGCGCACGCCCACGGCAGGGTGGCGGCGGGGTTCGGCCGGGGCGGAGAGGCCGAGGCCGCCCGCGTTCCCCACCTGCGTGCCGCCGGCGACGGCGTCCGGGCTGACAGACATGGGAACCCTCCCGAAACGATGGTGGTGCGGCGGAGTTCAGATGTCCAGGGCCCGCCGCACGGCCGGTACGTTCCGCCGCGAAACCGGCACCATCCGGTTCGTGCCGTCGTCCATCACCAGCGACAGCTCGCCCTTGCCGCCGCGCTCGATCTCACGGACTCGGCTGAGGTTGACCACATAGCGGCGGTGCACCCGGAGGAACCCCGCATCCGCCAGCTCGCCCTCGAACTTGTCCAGGCCCGCCGACGCGGCCCGCAACCGCCCCTGGTCGGTGGACAACCACACGTCGTTTCCCTCCGATTCCGCGAACGACACCTCCGGCAGCGGCAGCAACACCACGCGGTTGCCCCGCGTCGCGACCACCCGCCGCGGGTGCGCTGGAGGGTGCGCGGGCCCGTCCGCCGAGGGCAACTGAGCCCCCTCGGCGGCACCGAAGGAGACCAGGGTGCCGATCAGGTGCCCGGCCAGGAAGACCGGCCGGATGCTGAGCGAGGTCGGCTCGTCGGCGAGGTGGGTGAAGATCTGCGTCGAGCCGACCCAGTCGGGATTGCGATCCGCCTGCCGGCTGGCGTACCGGACCGCTCCGATCAATTCCGGCAGCCCTGGCTTCCACCGCAGCGTCGGGTCGACCGCCGGGGTGAAGGCGGGGACACCCATGAGCACACTCGCCGTCTCGTCCGCGATCACCACCTTGCCCGCGGTGTCCAGCGCGGCGAGCGCCGCCCGCGAGCGCGGCCTGGCCTGGGTGAACGCGGCGACCAGCTCCGCGCCGCTGTTCCGGGCGCGCCTGGTCAGCCTGGACTGGGCCCTGGTGACCGCGTTCGCCAGCCAGCTCGCCGCGGCGGCCGGGAGCTGGCCGCGCCAGCAGGACACGTTCAGGACCGCGATCGGCGCCCTGGTCACCACGTCACGAACCGACACCCCAGCGCAAACCCAGTTGTGGAACGCCTGGCACCAGTGCTCCGGCCCCCTGATCAGGACCGGACCGTGCGCCTCGAGCGCGGTGCCGATCCCGTTGGTGCCGGCCGCGCACTCCGACCAGCAGGCCCACGGCGCCAGGTTCGCCTCGGTGGCCCGGGACAGCGTGGCCTGGTCGCCCCACTCGGCCAGGACCCGGCCGGTGGCATCGGTGACCGTGACCAGCCCGGCCACGTTGGCCACTTCAGAAGCCACGGACGCGGCACGGAAACCCAGCTCGGCGAAGACGACGTCGTGCTCGGGCGAATGCCCGGCCTCCTCGACCGCCATCGGAACCTCGGTCAGGTGCGGGTCGACCCGGTACTGGTCCCGGCAGCGATACCACGAAATCGCCACCAGGGGCCGGACACCCGGAACCTGGTCCTCGCCCTGCACGAACCGTTTCCACGCCGCCAGCACGGTGCCGCTGCCCGGGCTCCCCGGCAAGGCGTCAACCCGATGTACATCCCTCATGGTGGAAACCGCCCTCGGTCCCTCCCCAACGCCCGGCGGCGTACGTGCCCTCCCGCGCCACGGCTGTCGCCCGCGACCGGCTGCGCACCGCGTCGTGCGTCCTCGGCTTCGCCACTCGTGCCGGGCCCGGTGACGGACCGGCACGCCCCAGCGTAGGCCGAAAAACCCGGCAGAGTCACCGGAGCAAACGGTTCAACCGGAAGGAAAGCCGAGGTGTCGCCGGCATACCTCCGACCTACGATGACGTGACACTCCAGTTCGTCGCCTCACCCGTGGAGCGCCAGCATGGCGGACGAGATCGAAGACACCGAAGAACCAGAGGAGCCACCGGACTACGCCGACAACGCCGAACCCGACGTTCTGCTCGACGTGCCGCACCTCGCGGTCGAAGAGATCGCCCTCGACGTGGAGACACTTCGCGCGCGGGTGTCGTTGCGGGCCGAAGTCCTCGATCTGCTCAAGCTCGGCGTGGGCGTGGACGCCGAATTGACGGGGGTCCACCTCGACATCAAGGGCGTGGACGCGGAGGTGCTGCTCAAGGCCCGGCTGGACACCGTTGCCCAGATCATCGACAGGGTGCTGACCACCGTCGACCGCAATCCGGAGATCATCGCGCAGGCGGCGGGCCTCGTCGAACCCGACCGCGAGGGCGGAGCGGAGACCGGACCCGAACGTGGCGGCACCGGGACCGTGGCGGGCTTCCCCGACGTCGCCGGGGAAGCCGTCAAGGGCGTGGACAAGGTCCTCGACACCTCGGGCCGGCTGGTCGAAGGCGTTCTCGGCGGCGGCGGCCGGAAGGCGACCGGTTCCCGCGCCGACCGGCCCAAGCGGCTGCGGGGACGGGAGGAGCAGCCGCCCTGAACTGAGGGTGCGCCCGAGATCGAACTCTCCGCCACCGTGCGCGCCGACGATTTGCGGTTCGCCGGAACACCGCACACGGAGATCCGGTTCAGCGGCACGCCGGACCACCAGTCAGCGACGCGCAGCGACCGCACCAACCTCCCGGACCAAGTCGAGGCGGGAGTCCCCTATCGCGACGTCCGGATCGAATACCGGCTGCAGAACACGATCGACGAGTGACCTTGCGAGTGGCCCGGCGGCTGCCGCCGCACGCGTCGTCGTGCACGCTCTCCGGCGAGCGCGCGTCGTAGCTGAGAGTGCCCTCAGCGTTCATTTCAACAGCTGTGGAAATCTGGCACACTGGGACGCATGACCATTCAGAATCGCCGTCCACCGGCCTTCGCCCAAGGGTTCAACAAGATCGCCGCCCGGCTCGCGGGTCACCGGTTGGTGCCGCTCTGGGCTCTGGTGCAGCACCGGGGACGCAAGTCGGGCAGGGCGTACCGGACCCCGATCGCGATCGTCGGGTCCACGCCGAGCTCCGTCTACATCGGACTGCCCTGGGGGCGTCACACGGACTGGATCCGCAACCTCCAAGCCGGCGGCGGCACGCTCGTGTGGAAGGGGCAAACGTTCGCCGTCGCAGAGCCGGCCTTCGCCGGCAAGGACGAGGTGCTGGCCAGCACCTCGGGCCTGCGCCGCGAACTCGCCCGACGGTGGCCCCTGCAGGACTACCTGCGGTTGACGGTGCAGCCGGCCGGGCACTGACCGGCAGACAGTTCCTGCCCGTGTCGCGAGAGTACGGCTGGGCTTGATCGACGACCTGCTGCCCAGTTCCGGCCGACCCGAAGCCCGGCAGGCGTGGTTGGTGCGCGCTATTCGTGGGCCCAGGTGCAGCCGCCGGAGAGTTCGAAGAACTCGCCGCTCTTGACGGTCACACTGGTCGGCCCTTGCACGATGCCGTTGGCGATGATGGCGCTGAAGTCGCCGGAGTCATTGCTGTTGCGGGACCAGTAACAGCCCAGTGAGCCACGGGGACCGGCGGTCTTCCACCGGCCGGCTTTCGCGTCGGTGCCGATGCGGTGCACGCCGTCGCTCAGGGTGCCGCTCCCGCCGGTGGCGGGAGCCGCCGCGGCGGCGGACGGTGTCACAGTCCGCGTCACGGTCACCGGCGGGGCCGTAACCGTGCTGACGATCGTGACCGGTGCGGCGGCGGTGGTCGAAGCCGGCACGGTCACGGTGCGCGTGACGGTGGCCGGGCCTGCCGCGGACGTCTGGTCGACGACCGGGCGCTGGACGGTCGCGCCGGCGGCGCCGACACCGACGAGGAACGCAGCGACCACGCCGACGATCCAGGGCCAGCGTCGCGCCGCGCGGGCGGTGGAGGTGGTCGGGGTTCCGGGCGCAGGCGGCATCGGCTGCTGGCTCATCGCAGGGCTCTCTCTGAGATGCGCGGAGCGCCCCGAGGGCTGTGAACCGGTCGTGGCTGAACCGTGCCTCCGCGGTTGACCGGCGTTCGCCGTGTACCTACCCGGAGACGGCGGCGGCCGTGCCCGCGTTACGGATCAGGGAGCGCTGATCATTCCGCATGGCGGGGCCCGGCGGCGCGGCGCAGCCGGTTGGCGATCGCGAGTCCGAGCCCCTCCTCCGGCGGCAGGGACGCGACGATGAGGTCACACCCCCGCTGATCGAGCTCCCGCAGGAATCCGTAGAGCTGGCGCGCGTAGGCGGCCATCGAACCGGGAACCGGCACCACCGCGTGCGCCGTCGCCGGGCCATCGCCGGACGAAGGGGGCAGCAGGACGCCCACCTTGTGCCCGCGCTCCTGCGCCAGCTCCGCTTCGACGACGACCTTCTCGGGCTCGACCAGCACGACCCGCGCCCGCGGCGCGTAGTGCGAGGGATGCTGACCCGGCACCCGGATGTGGCTCGTCGACGGGACCGCGACCGGGCGCTCCAGCACCGCTTCGAGGTCCTCGCGCGTCACCCCGCCCGGCCGCAGGACGCTCGGAGTCTCGCCCGTGACGTCGACGATGGTCGACTCCACCCCGACGTGACACGGACCGCCGTCCAGCACGAAGTCGACGGCATCGCCGAGCTCGGTCCGCACGTGATCGGCCATCGTGGGGCTGACGGAACCGAACCGGTTGGCGGAGGGGGCCACCACTCCCCCGCCGAAGGCGGACAGCAGCGCGAGCGCGACCGGATGATCAGGCACGCGCACCGCCACCGTCTCCAGGCCGCCCGTCGCTTCGAGCGGCACCCGGCGAGCACGCCGCAGGACCAGCGTCAGCGGCCCGGGCCAGAAGCGCTCGGCCAGCAGACGCGCCGTCGCGGGCACCTCCGCGACCCAGTCCCCCAGCTGGTCCGCGCCGCCGATGTGCACGATCAACGGATGCGACGGGGGCCGCCCCTTGGCCTGGAACACCCGCGCCACGGCGGACGCGTCCTCGGCGTTGGCGCCCAGGCCGTAGACCGTCTCGGTGGGGAAGGCCACCAGGCGCCCGGCGCGCAGCAGACCGGCCGCCTTGTCGATGTCACTGGTACTCGCCGTCACGCGCGCAATTCTCCCAGGTGCCGGAGGTCGGCCACCCCGGTGCCTCCTGCCACGGGCCGACGGCCTGGCTCCCTCGCGGTCAGGCGGTGGTCGTCTGCTGCTCGTCGCTCGTGGTGGGGCGGGAGCGCCGGCCCAGCTCGGCGAGCGGGGTGCGGTAGGTCTCGCGCATGGTGAGCATCGCGAGGCAGGCGACGACGCTCGCCCCGGTGGTCAGCGCGGCCACGGGCACCCAGTTCACCAGCCCCGGGCCGGCGAGGGCGGCCGCGATCGACGGCGC
Coding sequences within it:
- a CDS encoding nitroreductase family deazaflavin-dependent oxidoreductase translates to MTIQNRRPPAFAQGFNKIAARLAGHRLVPLWALVQHRGRKSGRAYRTPIAIVGSTPSSVYIGLPWGRHTDWIRNLQAGGGTLVWKGQTFAVAEPAFAGKDEVLASTSGLRRELARRWPLQDYLRLTVQPAGH
- a CDS encoding DNA-binding protein: MRDVHRVDALPGSPGSGTVLAAWKRFVQGEDQVPGVRPLVAISWYRCRDQYRVDPHLTEVPMAVEEAGHSPEHDVVFAELGFRAASVASEVANVAGLVTVTDATGRVLAEWGDQATLSRATEANLAPWACWSECAAGTNGIGTALEAHGPVLIRGPEHWCQAFHNWVCAGVSVRDVVTRAPIAVLNVSCWRGQLPAAAASWLANAVTRAQSRLTRRARNSGAELVAAFTQARPRSRAALAALDTAGKVVIADETASVLMGVPAFTPAVDPTLRWKPGLPELIGAVRYASRQADRNPDWVGSTQIFTHLADEPTSLSIRPVFLAGHLIGTLVSFGAAEGAQLPSADGPAHPPAHPRRVVATRGNRVVLLPLPEVSFAESEGNDVWLSTDQGRLRAASAGLDKFEGELADAGFLRVHRRYVVNLSRVREIERGGKGELSLVMDDGTNRMVPVSRRNVPAVRRALDI
- a CDS encoding L-threonylcarbamoyladenylate synthase, with translation MTASTSDIDKAAGLLRAGRLVAFPTETVYGLGANAEDASAVARVFQAKGRPPSHPLIVHIGGADQLGDWVAEVPATARLLAERFWPGPLTLVLRRARRVPLEATGGLETVAVRVPDHPVALALLSAFGGGVVAPSANRFGSVSPTMADHVRTELGDAVDFVLDGGPCHVGVESTIVDVTGETPSVLRPGGVTREDLEAVLERPVAVPSTSHIRVPGQHPSHYAPRARVVLVEPEKVVVEAELAQERGHKVGVLLPPSSGDGPATAHAVVPVPGSMAAYARQLYGFLRELDQRGCDLIVASLPPEEGLGLAIANRLRRAAGPRHAE
- the katG gene encoding catalase/peroxidase HPI, yielding MSVSPDAVAGGTQVGNAGGLGLSAPAEPRRHPAVGVRLRDWWPDRLDLSVLRKPSAVAGPLGEEFDYAAQFRTLDLDALAKDVDAVLTTSQEWWPADFGHYGPLVIRMVWHCAGTYRAHDGRGGPAAGLQRFGPVNSWPDNRNLDKARRLLWPVKQKYGRKISWADLMVFAGNRALETMGLPTFGFAGGRADVWEPDEVYWGPERAWLGDERHRGVRELDTPLAAVQMGLIYVNPEGPNTVPDPLTSARDIRETFRRMAMNDEETVALIAGGHTFGKTHGAADPERHLGPEPEGAPIEEQGLGWKSTYGTGKGRDAITSGLEGTWTPTPTSWDNSFLETLFGYEWDLELSPAGLWQWIPRDGAGAGTVPDAHDPAKRRAPTVLTTDLALRFDPAYERIARRFLANPDQLADAFARAWFKLTHLDMGPIHRYLGPLVPREQLLWQDPVPAVDHPLAGADEVAALKSTILGSGLSVADLVSTAWASASTFRVSDKRGGANGARIRLEPQRTWRVNDPDRLARVLRILEGIQESFNGARAGGTKISLADLIVLGGCAAVEQAAKIAGYDIVVPFTPGRTDASQEWTDVASFAALEPAADGFRNYRGKGSRLPPEHALIDRASLLGLTAPEMTVLVGGLRVLGANFAQSPLGVFTATPGALTNDFFVNLLDVGTHWCAAAGSGAEPDTFEGRDRATGEVRWTGSRVDLVFGSNSELRAIAEVYASDDAEETFVPDFVAAWDKVMNLDRYDLA